The Corynebacterium simulans genome contains a region encoding:
- a CDS encoding carbonic anhydrase, whose amino-acid sequence MPLSKVPKDPQKVWEALQAGNERLVSGNAISVNTESRLRARLTRGQDPRVIVLACSDSRAPIEHVFNIGFGDAFVIRTAGHILDNAVLASLDYALENLNANLLVVMGHQSCGAVGAASAFLNGDINLPTGLQRPIIEKVAASALQAKRQGRETRPDFERENTAQTVSQIIADVPAARRLLDAGTLGVVGLRYLLEDSSVETVVRHGVD is encoded by the coding sequence ATGCCACTTTCAAAAGTCCCGAAAGATCCCCAAAAAGTTTGGGAAGCCCTACAAGCTGGAAACGAGCGCCTGGTCAGTGGAAACGCTATCTCCGTCAACACTGAGTCGCGCCTCCGCGCCCGGCTAACCCGAGGCCAAGACCCGCGCGTCATCGTGCTGGCATGCTCCGATTCGCGCGCCCCGATTGAGCACGTATTTAACATCGGTTTCGGCGATGCCTTCGTCATTCGTACCGCCGGCCATATCCTGGACAACGCGGTGCTTGCCTCGCTGGACTATGCCTTGGAGAACCTAAACGCCAACCTTCTCGTGGTGATGGGTCACCAGTCCTGCGGTGCGGTGGGTGCGGCCTCGGCGTTCCTGAACGGAGATATCAACCTGCCGACCGGGCTGCAGCGACCCATCATTGAGAAGGTCGCGGCTTCGGCGCTGCAGGCCAAGCGCCAAGGCCGTGAGACTAGGCCCGATTTCGAGCGCGAGAACACGGCCCAAACGGTCTCTCAGATCATCGCTGATGTGCCGGCGGCGCGGCGGCTTCTCGACGCCGGCACGCTCGGCGTTGTCGGCCTGCGCTACCTGCTGGAAGATTCCAGCGTGGAAACGGTGGTGCGCCACGGCGTGGACTAG
- a CDS encoding ATP-dependent Clp protease ATP-binding subunit codes for MFERFTDRARRVIVLAQEEARMLNHNYIGTEHILLGLIHEGEGVAAKALESMGISLEDVRREVEEIIGHGSQPHTGHIPFTPRAKKVLELSLREGLQMGHKYIGTEFLLLGLIREGEGVAAQVLIKLGADLPRVRQQVIQLLSGYEGGNGENDGQSQGGPVGAGAGVGSGGRTAPSGSGERSNSLVLDQFGRNLTQAAKDGKLDPVVGRESEVERIMQVLSRRTKNNPVLIGEPGVGKTAVVEGLALDIVNGKVPETLKDKQLYSLDLGSLVAGSRYRGDFEERLKKVLKEINQRGDIILFIDEIHTLVGAGAAEGAIDAASLLKPKLARGELQTIGATTLDEYRKHIEKDAALERRFQPVKVDEPSLDDTILILKGLRDKYEAHHRVSYTDEALKAAASLSDRYINDRFLPDKAVDLLDEAGARMRIKRMTAPEGLREVDERIAQVRKEKETAIDAQDFEKAAGLRDQERKLGEERAEKEKQWRSGDLEEIAEVGEDQIAEVLAHWTGIPVLKLTEKESSRLLHMEEELHKRIIGQDDAVKAVSRAIRRTRAGLKDPRRPSGSFIFAGPSGVGKTELSKSLANFLFGSDDDLIQIDMGEFHDRFTASRLFGAPPGYVGYEEGGQLTEKVRRKPFSVVLFDEIEKAHKEIYNTLLQVLEDGRLTDGQGRIVDFKNTVLIFTSNLGTQDISKAVGLGFTGSSENDADAQYERMKNKVNDELKKHFRPEFLNRIDEIVVFHQLTQEQIVEMVELLIGRVEKQLAERDMGIELTQKAKDLLAKRGFDPVLGARPLRRTIQREIEDQLSEKILFGEIGAGEIITVDVENWDGESKDNSKATFTFTPRPRPLPEGTFEDDLADAEVRENEEETTAADSTDTPDILSSDVLPESNDDDGEGNPPAAGAGQPL; via the coding sequence ATGTTCGAGAGGTTTACTGACCGTGCTCGCCGCGTCATCGTTTTGGCGCAGGAGGAAGCACGCATGCTCAACCACAACTACATCGGCACCGAGCACATCCTGCTCGGCCTCATCCATGAGGGTGAAGGCGTTGCCGCAAAGGCCCTCGAGTCCATGGGCATCTCGCTCGAGGACGTGCGCCGCGAGGTTGAGGAAATCATTGGCCACGGCTCCCAGCCGCACACCGGCCACATTCCGTTTACCCCACGCGCTAAGAAGGTCTTGGAGCTTTCCCTGCGCGAGGGCCTGCAGATGGGCCACAAGTACATCGGCACCGAGTTCCTCCTGCTCGGCCTCATCCGTGAGGGTGAAGGCGTTGCTGCGCAGGTGCTGATCAAGCTCGGTGCTGACCTGCCACGCGTGCGTCAGCAGGTTATCCAGCTGCTTTCTGGTTACGAGGGTGGCAATGGTGAAAATGACGGCCAGTCCCAGGGCGGTCCCGTCGGCGCTGGCGCCGGCGTTGGTTCTGGCGGCCGCACCGCGCCGTCGGGTTCCGGTGAGCGTTCCAACTCCCTGGTGCTGGACCAGTTCGGCCGTAACCTCACCCAGGCAGCCAAGGACGGCAAGCTTGACCCAGTTGTCGGCCGCGAGTCCGAGGTTGAGCGCATCATGCAGGTGCTTTCCCGCCGTACCAAGAACAACCCGGTCCTCATCGGTGAGCCGGGCGTTGGTAAGACCGCCGTCGTTGAGGGCCTGGCTCTCGACATCGTCAACGGCAAGGTCCCAGAGACCCTGAAGGATAAGCAGCTTTACTCGCTGGACTTGGGTTCCCTCGTTGCAGGTTCCCGTTACCGCGGTGACTTTGAGGAACGCCTGAAGAAGGTCCTGAAGGAGATTAACCAGCGCGGTGACATCATCCTGTTCATCGATGAGATCCACACCCTCGTTGGTGCAGGTGCCGCAGAGGGCGCTATCGATGCTGCTTCGCTGCTGAAGCCGAAGCTGGCCCGTGGCGAGCTGCAGACCATCGGTGCAACCACGCTCGATGAGTACCGCAAACACATCGAGAAGGATGCTGCACTGGAGCGTCGCTTCCAGCCGGTCAAGGTGGACGAGCCATCCTTGGATGACACCATCCTGATTCTCAAGGGCCTGCGCGATAAGTACGAGGCACACCACCGCGTCTCCTACACCGATGAAGCACTGAAGGCTGCGGCATCGTTGTCTGACCGCTACATTAATGACCGCTTCCTGCCGGACAAGGCAGTTGACCTCCTCGACGAGGCCGGCGCCCGCATGCGCATCAAGCGCATGACCGCGCCGGAAGGCCTGCGTGAGGTCGATGAGCGCATTGCCCAGGTGCGCAAGGAAAAGGAAACCGCCATCGATGCTCAAGACTTCGAGAAGGCAGCTGGCCTGCGTGACCAGGAGCGCAAGCTCGGTGAAGAGCGCGCGGAGAAGGAAAAGCAGTGGCGCTCTGGCGACCTCGAGGAGATCGCCGAGGTAGGCGAGGACCAAATCGCAGAGGTTCTGGCGCACTGGACCGGCATCCCTGTGCTCAAGCTGACGGAGAAGGAATCCTCCCGTCTGCTGCACATGGAAGAGGAGCTGCACAAGCGCATTATTGGCCAGGACGATGCCGTCAAGGCCGTCTCCCGTGCTATCCGCCGTACCCGTGCAGGCCTCAAGGACCCACGCCGTCCTTCCGGCTCCTTCATCTTCGCCGGCCCGTCCGGCGTTGGTAAGACGGAGCTTTCCAAGTCCCTGGCTAACTTCCTGTTCGGCTCCGATGATGACCTCATCCAGATCGACATGGGTGAGTTCCACGACCGTTTCACCGCGTCCCGCCTCTTCGGTGCTCCTCCGGGATACGTCGGCTACGAAGAGGGCGGCCAGCTCACCGAGAAGGTTCGCCGCAAGCCATTCTCCGTGGTTCTCTTCGACGAGATCGAGAAGGCCCACAAGGAGATTTACAACACCTTGCTGCAGGTCCTCGAGGATGGCCGCCTGACCGACGGTCAGGGTCGCATCGTGGACTTCAAGAACACCGTTCTGATCTTCACCTCGAACCTGGGCACCCAGGACATTTCCAAGGCCGTAGGCTTGGGCTTCACCGGCTCCTCTGAGAACGACGCTGATGCGCAGTACGAGCGCATGAAGAACAAGGTCAACGATGAGCTGAAGAAGCACTTCCGCCCAGAGTTCCTGAACCGCATCGACGAGATCGTGGTCTTCCACCAGCTCACTCAGGAGCAGATCGTCGAGATGGTTGAGCTTCTCATCGGCCGCGTGGAGAAGCAGCTGGCTGAGCGCGACATGGGCATCGAGCTGACCCAGAAAGCAAAGGACCTGCTGGCAAAGCGCGGCTTTGACCCAGTCCTCGGTGCGCGCCCGCTGCGTCGCACCATCCAGCGCGAGATTGAGGATCAGCTCTCTGAGAAGATTCTCTTCGGCGAAATCGGCGCCGGTGAAATCATCACCGTCGACGTGGAGAACTGGGATGGTGAGTCCAAGGACAACTCCAAGGCCACCTTCACCTTCACGCCGCGTCCACGCCCACTGCCGGAGGGCACCTTTGAGGATGACCTCGCTGACGCTGAGGTGCGCGAGAACGAGGAAGAGACTACCGCTGCAGATTCCACCGACACCCCGGATATCCTCTCCAGCGACGTCTTGCCAGAGTCCAATGATGACGACGGCGAGGGCAACCCACCAGCAGCTGGTGCTGGCCAGCCGCTCTAA
- a CDS encoding threonine/serine ThrE exporter family protein, producing MGIEADVVLRLGMLLMGAGTSGYRALRGMKRAARALGFSRLDANVGVTQITCTFHKGRAFRTVVAQQHSPAVDASRIEALEDLTHNRLYAGITAEELDAFLDDIESHVRKRWNGFTLATAAGVACASFSVLNYFQSYVVFLVALAAFCGQFVRWALHHKHVHQIGCIVAGGATASLVYFLSTELLSIAGLANPTDFSSGYVAAVLFLIPGFPLFSALIDLARFDFDAGMARLSYALTVIIAATFTVAMVSWFTELTPIAPPPVPDASWYAAAILASFLGIAGFAFLFNSSRRMVIAAAIVGTVANMVRLGILELGVTSYFAAFVGGTIIGLLGGRVARTMHLPRITTTVPAAVIMIPGAAMFRSVYHLNAGNMDQALSNLATASMVVLSIGCGLIFARLLTDKDWSLGRLIDFSRQPHDSRY from the coding sequence ATGGGCATTGAAGCCGACGTTGTGCTGCGCCTTGGCATGCTGCTTATGGGCGCCGGCACGTCGGGCTATCGTGCGCTGCGCGGAATGAAGCGCGCGGCCCGCGCTCTAGGTTTTTCCCGGTTGGACGCCAACGTAGGCGTTACCCAAATTACGTGCACCTTCCATAAGGGGCGAGCTTTTCGCACCGTGGTGGCGCAGCAGCATTCGCCAGCTGTCGACGCATCTCGTATCGAAGCCCTTGAGGATCTCACCCATAATCGCCTCTACGCCGGCATTACTGCGGAAGAACTCGATGCTTTCCTCGATGACATCGAGTCTCACGTGCGCAAGCGCTGGAATGGTTTTACCTTGGCCACTGCCGCGGGCGTGGCCTGCGCTTCCTTCTCAGTGCTTAACTATTTCCAGTCCTATGTTGTCTTCTTGGTCGCGCTCGCTGCCTTTTGCGGGCAGTTTGTCAGGTGGGCGCTGCATCATAAGCACGTGCACCAGATCGGCTGCATTGTGGCAGGTGGCGCCACGGCGAGCTTGGTCTACTTCCTGAGCACCGAGCTTTTGTCTATTGCTGGCTTAGCCAATCCCACAGACTTCTCCTCGGGCTATGTAGCCGCAGTACTTTTCCTGATTCCCGGCTTCCCGCTGTTTTCCGCGCTGATTGATTTGGCGCGCTTTGACTTTGACGCCGGCATGGCGCGGCTTAGCTACGCACTGACCGTCATCATCGCGGCTACCTTCACGGTGGCCATGGTCAGCTGGTTCACGGAACTTACCCCAATTGCGCCGCCACCTGTGCCCGATGCCAGCTGGTACGCAGCCGCCATCCTGGCTAGCTTCTTAGGCATCGCCGGCTTTGCCTTCCTGTTTAATTCCTCGCGGCGCATGGTGATTGCCGCCGCAATAGTAGGCACCGTAGCCAACATGGTGCGCTTGGGCATCCTAGAGCTGGGAGTGACCAGCTACTTCGCAGCTTTCGTGGGCGGCACGATCATCGGTCTGCTGGGCGGGCGCGTGGCGCGCACCATGCATCTGCCACGTATCACCACCACGGTTCCCGCCGCAGTCATCATGATTCCCGGCGCAGCGATGTTCCGCTCTGTCTATCACTTGAATGCCGGCAACATGGATCAAGCGTTGTCCAATCTCGCCACAGCCTCGATGGTTGTGCTCTCCATCGGCTGCGGCCTTATCTTCGCGCGCCTGCTTACTGATAAAGACTGGTCGCTGGGCCGGCTTATCGATTTCTCGCGCCAACCACACGATTCGCGCTACTAA
- the radA gene encoding DNA repair protein RadA: MAKKSRPIHTCSECGYVSPKWLGRCPDCGSWGTLQESAPAASEGTAASAAVTGQMVKGLTPSSPAQPITKIGASATKTINTGIGELDRVLGKGIVPGSVVLMAGEPGVGKSTLLLEVASRWAQLERTALYVTAEESAGQVRARAERTDALHETLYLAAESNLDVVFGHVEQLKPSLIIVDSVQTMHAAGVESVAGGVAQSRAVTAALTTLAKSTGIPVLLVGHVTKDGNVAGPRVLEHLVDVVLNFEGDRQSSLRMLRGIKNRFGATDEVGCFEQTSGGIREVADPSGLFLSHRGSTPDGSAVTVAMDGVRPMLAEVQALTVDPVAKNPRRVVTGLDSNRVPMVLAVLQARAGERTNDKDAYVATVGGVRIQETATDLAVALATWSSLHEKPLPPKTVVIGEVGLAGELRRVPNLDRRLSEAARLGYENAIVPAGKVDAAGIRVLQAGTLGEAIALLR; encoded by the coding sequence ATGGCTAAGAAATCTCGTCCAATCCACACCTGTTCCGAGTGTGGCTACGTCTCTCCGAAGTGGCTAGGCCGCTGCCCAGATTGCGGCTCGTGGGGAACGCTGCAGGAATCCGCCCCGGCTGCTTCTGAGGGCACGGCTGCCTCGGCTGCGGTGACCGGGCAGATGGTCAAGGGTCTAACGCCTTCCAGCCCGGCGCAACCCATCACCAAGATTGGGGCGAGTGCTACTAAGACCATCAACACGGGTATCGGCGAGTTAGACCGTGTTTTGGGCAAAGGCATCGTTCCAGGCTCGGTTGTACTCATGGCCGGCGAGCCCGGCGTTGGTAAGTCCACGTTGCTACTGGAGGTGGCTTCAAGGTGGGCGCAGCTCGAACGCACGGCACTATATGTCACCGCAGAGGAGTCAGCGGGCCAAGTAAGGGCGCGTGCCGAGCGCACTGACGCGCTCCACGAGACCCTCTACCTAGCCGCCGAGTCTAACTTGGACGTAGTCTTCGGCCACGTTGAACAACTCAAGCCCAGCCTTATCATCGTGGACTCTGTACAGACCATGCATGCGGCAGGCGTCGAGAGCGTAGCGGGCGGCGTGGCCCAGTCACGCGCGGTCACTGCGGCGCTAACCACCCTGGCAAAGTCCACCGGCATTCCGGTGCTGCTTGTGGGCCACGTAACCAAGGACGGCAACGTTGCAGGTCCCCGCGTACTCGAGCACTTGGTTGACGTGGTGTTGAACTTCGAGGGTGACAGGCAGTCCAGCCTACGCATGCTGCGCGGCATCAAGAACCGCTTCGGCGCCACCGATGAAGTGGGATGTTTCGAGCAGACTTCCGGCGGCATTCGCGAGGTAGCAGATCCTTCTGGGCTCTTCCTCTCCCACCGCGGGAGCACGCCGGATGGCTCCGCGGTCACCGTTGCCATGGACGGTGTACGTCCCATGCTCGCGGAGGTTCAGGCGCTCACCGTGGATCCAGTGGCAAAGAACCCGCGCCGCGTGGTCACGGGATTGGACTCCAACCGCGTGCCCATGGTGCTGGCGGTTCTGCAGGCACGCGCAGGAGAGCGCACTAATGACAAAGACGCCTACGTCGCCACCGTGGGCGGCGTGCGCATCCAGGAGACTGCCACGGATCTTGCCGTAGCGCTTGCCACCTGGTCCTCTTTGCATGAAAAGCCGCTACCGCCCAAGACGGTGGTCATCGGTGAGGTGGGCCTGGCTGGCGAGCTGCGCCGCGTGCCCAACCTGGATCGCCGCTTGAGCGAGGCCGCGCGCTTGGGCTATGAAAACGCAATCGTCCCGGCGGGCAAGGTGGATGCCGCCGGGATACGGGTGCTGCAAGCTGGAACTTTGGGCGAGGCCATCGCCCTTTTGCGCTAG
- a CDS encoding DUF4236 domain-containing protein, whose protein sequence is MGIQYRSRKKTGKNSWINISGSGASMSTKVGPVTFNSRGGMWINLPGGLNFRGRWR, encoded by the coding sequence ATGGGCATTCAATACCGATCTCGTAAGAAAACCGGCAAGAATAGCTGGATCAACATCTCCGGCTCTGGGGCATCCATGTCCACCAAGGTGGGGCCGGTGACCTTCAACTCCCGCGGCGGCATGTGGATCAACCTGCCTGGCGGGCTGAACTTCCGGGGACGCTGGCGCTAA
- a CDS encoding A/G-specific adenine glycosylase — MINTAALLDWFDSAERPLPWRRPGTSAWGVLLSEVMSQQTPVARVAPVWEEWMQRWPTPADFAAASRAEALRAWGKLGYPRRALRLWECAQAIGEKPVPSDVEKLLKLPGIGDYTARAVACFHYKRNVPVVDTNVRRVYARAVDGRFLQPQPSKKELSAVEKLLPPENGPRFSAALMELGALVCTAKAPNCEGCPLREGCAWQLAGCPQPSEAELSRAKKRVQKFQGTDRQVRGLILDVLRGADAPVPKSKIDVVWSDAAQRSRSLASLLDDGLAEQDSQGLFHLPH, encoded by the coding sequence ATGATTAACACCGCTGCTCTTTTGGACTGGTTTGATTCAGCCGAGCGTCCCCTCCCCTGGCGCCGCCCCGGCACCTCCGCGTGGGGCGTCCTGCTCAGTGAGGTCATGAGCCAACAGACTCCAGTCGCACGTGTGGCTCCGGTGTGGGAGGAATGGATGCAGCGGTGGCCTACCCCGGCCGACTTCGCGGCGGCCTCCCGCGCGGAGGCGCTGCGCGCGTGGGGCAAGCTGGGTTATCCCCGGCGCGCGTTGCGCTTGTGGGAGTGTGCACAGGCCATAGGTGAAAAGCCGGTGCCAAGCGACGTCGAGAAGCTGCTGAAGCTGCCCGGCATCGGCGATTACACGGCGCGGGCGGTGGCTTGTTTCCACTACAAGCGCAACGTGCCGGTGGTTGATACCAATGTGCGCCGAGTTTACGCGCGCGCCGTGGACGGCCGCTTCCTGCAGCCACAGCCTTCGAAGAAGGAACTTTCCGCCGTGGAAAAACTCCTCCCGCCAGAAAATGGTCCACGCTTTTCAGCCGCGCTCATGGAACTCGGTGCTTTGGTCTGCACGGCAAAGGCCCCCAATTGTGAAGGGTGCCCGCTACGCGAAGGTTGTGCCTGGCAGCTAGCGGGCTGCCCGCAGCCTAGTGAGGCCGAGCTTTCTAGGGCCAAAAAACGCGTGCAGAAGTTCCAAGGCACCGACCGCCAGGTGCGTGGGCTGATTCTGGATGTCCTGCGCGGCGCCGATGCCCCAGTGCCGAAGAGCAAAATCGATGTGGTGTGGTCCGATGCGGCGCAACGCTCGCGGTCGTTGGCTTCGCTGCTTGACGACGGCCTCGCGGAGCAAGATTCCCAGGGCCTTTTCCACCTGCCCCATTAA
- a CDS encoding CarD family transcriptional regulator, which produces MEFKVGEVVVYPHHGAARITDIEQREMGGETLEFLVLQINQSDLVVRVPSKNAETVGVRDVVGKEGLERVFSVLRELDVEEAGNWSRRYKANQERLASGDINKVAEVVRDLWRRDQDRGLSAGEKRMLTKARQILVGELALASPVDEKKADTMMEEIDATIERHRAAGIVEDKSITTDIDNDIDLDDLSFDDED; this is translated from the coding sequence ATGGAATTTAAGGTCGGAGAGGTCGTCGTCTACCCGCACCACGGTGCTGCCAGGATTACTGACATTGAGCAGCGTGAGATGGGCGGCGAGACCCTGGAGTTCCTCGTCCTCCAGATCAACCAGTCTGACCTTGTGGTTCGAGTGCCTTCGAAGAACGCCGAGACCGTCGGTGTGCGTGACGTCGTGGGCAAGGAAGGCCTCGAGCGCGTCTTCTCCGTTTTGCGTGAGCTCGACGTGGAAGAGGCCGGCAACTGGTCCCGCCGTTACAAGGCAAACCAGGAGCGCCTAGCCTCTGGTGACATCAACAAGGTCGCGGAAGTGGTTCGTGACCTGTGGCGCCGTGACCAGGATCGCGGCCTGTCTGCTGGTGAGAAGCGCATGCTTACCAAGGCTCGCCAGATTCTCGTGGGCGAGCTCGCGCTGGCTTCCCCGGTCGATGAAAAGAAGGCCGACACCATGATGGAAGAAATCGATGCCACCATCGAGCGTCACCGCGCTGCCGGCATCGTGGAGGATAAGTCCATCACCACCGATATCGACAACGACATCGATCTCGATGACCTCTCCTTCGACGACGAAGACTAA
- a CDS encoding MDR family MFS transporter produces MSQNSSAPDSLSRDVVINLTILVLGAMIMILNETSLSVALPAVMADFSIPATAAQWLTTGFMLTMGVVIPTTGYLLERFSTRQIFFASTGLFLAGTVIAAPAPAFLVLLGGRVVQAAGTALMIPTLMTVAMTLVPPQRRGSVMGIISIVISVAPALGPTVGGAIVNALSWHFIFWAMAPLMALLVVAGMAKLVDVGESRDTPLDPLSVVLSVFAFGGLVYGLSSIEKMLEGDGLVEIIATVVGAVALVVFAKRQLALGKENHALMDLRPFRVHNYTIAVVIMLVSFGLMLGSVTVLPIYLQTSLGVSALVTGLVVMPGGLLQGLVSPFVGRIYDSHGPRPLMIPGAILLVLGLGAMATLGEGSPVWLVVVMHVTFAVGIGLMMTPLMTTALSSLPNELYSHGSAIMNTLQQLAGAMGTAFLVVFLTRGTVAGMEAGMDEAVATAQGTHWAFLFAAVASLVALVLAPMLRPVPQD; encoded by the coding sequence GTGTCCCAAAATTCTTCTGCTCCCGATTCCTTGTCCCGCGACGTAGTTATTAACCTCACGATTCTGGTCTTGGGCGCCATGATTATGATCTTGAACGAGACCTCGTTGTCGGTGGCATTGCCTGCCGTCATGGCAGACTTTTCCATCCCGGCGACGGCGGCGCAGTGGCTGACCACGGGTTTCATGCTGACCATGGGTGTGGTCATTCCCACCACGGGGTACCTGCTGGAGCGCTTTAGCACCAGGCAGATCTTCTTTGCTTCGACCGGACTCTTCCTCGCCGGCACCGTGATTGCGGCGCCGGCGCCAGCCTTCTTGGTCTTGCTTGGCGGACGCGTGGTGCAGGCGGCGGGCACGGCGCTAATGATTCCGACGTTGATGACGGTGGCTATGACCCTGGTTCCGCCGCAGCGCCGTGGATCGGTGATGGGCATCATCTCGATTGTCATTTCGGTGGCTCCCGCCCTAGGCCCCACGGTGGGCGGCGCGATTGTTAATGCTTTGAGCTGGCACTTCATCTTCTGGGCGATGGCCCCGCTGATGGCGTTGCTGGTGGTAGCGGGCATGGCCAAGCTTGTCGACGTCGGGGAAAGCCGCGATACCCCGCTGGACCCATTGTCGGTGGTGCTTTCGGTATTCGCCTTCGGCGGGCTGGTCTACGGGCTTTCATCCATCGAAAAGATGCTGGAAGGCGACGGCCTGGTGGAAATTATCGCCACCGTGGTGGGCGCGGTGGCTTTGGTTGTCTTTGCTAAGCGACAGCTAGCGTTGGGCAAGGAGAACCACGCGCTGATGGACTTGCGCCCCTTCCGCGTGCACAATTACACGATTGCCGTGGTCATCATGCTGGTTTCCTTTGGGCTGATGCTGGGCTCGGTGACGGTCTTGCCGATTTACCTGCAAACCTCCCTCGGCGTTTCCGCCTTGGTTACTGGCCTGGTGGTGATGCCGGGCGGCCTGCTGCAGGGCCTTGTCTCGCCATTTGTGGGGCGCATCTATGACTCTCATGGCCCGCGCCCGTTGATGATTCCCGGCGCCATCCTGCTGGTGTTGGGGCTTGGCGCGATGGCAACGCTGGGGGAGGGCTCTCCGGTGTGGCTTGTGGTGGTCATGCACGTGACCTTTGCGGTGGGTATTGGCCTTATGATGACTCCGCTTATGACTACGGCTTTGTCCTCGCTGCCGAATGAGCTCTACTCGCATGGCTCGGCAATCATGAACACTCTGCAGCAGCTCGCCGGTGCGATGGGCACGGCCTTCCTAGTGGTTTTCTTGACCCGCGGCACTGTTGCTGGCATGGAGGCGGGCATGGACGAAGCCGTCGCCACCGCACAGGGCACGCATTGGGCATTCTTGTTCGCGGCCGTCGCATCGCTTGTGGCACTCGTGCTCGCGCCGATGCTGCGCCCAGTTCCGCAGGATTAG
- a CDS encoding lipase family protein, whose amino-acid sequence MNFLRLLTPTVTSLLLFAPSMPAQAALSSGSSMAGSSLSSALVADFYEDEPEGVANAEPGTVLRRENIAPGVERILYSSRLEDGTPTYVSGTVMEPTEQWEGPGEAPTVVMAPGTRGMADSCAPSRSKDFLGPVSLLGSSINVNYESPLYSKFLDRGMRLVITDYIGLGTPGVHTYANRLEQGHALIDAARAAASGPVAFFGYSQGGGAAAAAAELVPEYAPELDLRATFAGAPPADLVKVLAGSPRLGPNLAYAIEGFSARSQDFSAAVDEYFNAKGKHWLEENSRSCIVDSSMRWSMTDLSELTDTGVSMSEFITSDERVRSVLEAQRIGNLRPAGKVLVGSAPNDDIVDHAQAMQLATDWQELGGEVETLEDRGGALSSRVAGGHIAGLIGQYEPAIDWLEETLSTEAESAE is encoded by the coding sequence GTGAATTTCCTGCGCCTTCTTACCCCTACTGTCACCAGCTTGCTCCTCTTTGCACCGAGCATGCCGGCTCAGGCTGCGCTGAGTTCTGGCTCCTCTATGGCGGGTTCCTCGCTCAGCAGCGCCCTCGTGGCGGATTTCTACGAAGATGAGCCCGAGGGCGTCGCCAATGCTGAGCCCGGCACCGTGCTGCGCCGCGAGAACATAGCGCCCGGGGTCGAACGCATTCTTTATTCCTCCCGGCTTGAAGATGGCACTCCCACTTATGTTTCGGGCACCGTCATGGAGCCGACTGAGCAGTGGGAAGGCCCGGGTGAGGCTCCCACGGTGGTGATGGCTCCGGGCACCCGGGGAATGGCGGATAGTTGTGCGCCTTCGCGAAGCAAAGACTTTTTAGGCCCGGTCTCGTTGTTGGGTTCTTCCATCAATGTCAACTATGAATCCCCGTTGTATTCCAAGTTCTTGGACCGCGGAATGCGCCTGGTCATCACGGACTACATTGGTTTGGGTACCCCGGGCGTGCACACCTATGCCAACCGCCTTGAGCAAGGACACGCGCTTATCGACGCCGCACGGGCCGCCGCATCTGGGCCCGTCGCGTTCTTTGGCTATTCCCAGGGCGGCGGTGCCGCAGCCGCCGCGGCTGAGCTCGTTCCGGAATATGCGCCGGAGCTAGACCTACGTGCGACCTTTGCGGGCGCTCCTCCGGCAGACCTAGTGAAGGTGCTCGCCGGTTCCCCAAGGCTTGGGCCGAACTTGGCCTATGCCATTGAAGGATTTAGCGCCCGTTCGCAGGATTTTTCCGCCGCGGTTGATGAGTACTTCAATGCGAAGGGCAAGCACTGGTTGGAAGAAAACTCCCGCTCCTGCATCGTGGATTCCTCGATGCGCTGGTCCATGACGGATCTGTCCGAGCTCACCGACACTGGAGTTTCGATGAGTGAGTTCATTACCTCGGATGAGCGGGTGCGCTCCGTGCTGGAAGCACAACGCATCGGCAATCTGCGCCCGGCCGGCAAGGTTTTGGTGGGCAGCGCGCCCAACGACGACATCGTGGACCACGCCCAAGCAATGCAGCTAGCCACCGACTGGCAGGAGCTCGGCGGTGAAGTAGAAACCCTCGAAGACCGCGGCGGTGCACTCTCCTCCCGCGTTGCCGGCGGTCACATCGCAGGTCTTATCGGACAATATGAACCAGCAATCGATTGGCTCGAAGAGACCCTAAGCACCGAAGCAGAATCTGCAGAGTAG